Within Myceligenerans xiligouense, the genomic segment AGAGAATTCGCTCCACCCCGGCCACCTTCGCCGCCTCGATCACGGCGGTGTGCTGCGGGACGCGGCGGCCGATCTCCGACCCCGACACCAGGAGGAGCCGGTCGACTCCCGCCAGGGCGGCGCGCAGGGTCTCGGGACGGTCGTAGTCCCCCTCACGCACCTGTACCCCGCGCTCGGCGAGGTCGTCGACCTTGCCCGGCGCGCGTGCGATCGCGACGACCTGGTCCGCGCCCACCCCTCGGTCGAGCAGCTCCGAGACGACCAGCCGCCCGAGGTGACCCGAGACCCCCGTGACCGCGTAGACCTGTGACATGTTCGACTCCCTGTCGGTTGTACTTTCGAATCGAAAGTACCATACAACATGTTGGCACTGTAGGATGGGCGGCAGCTCGGCAGGGAACCGACAGAAGGGGAGGCCGATGGCGCAGCGAGACCAGGCCACCGAACCCAGCACCGCGCTCGTGGCCGACGTGTTCGCACGAGACTGCGCCTCACGCGCGGTCTTCGACGACGTCACCTCGAAATGGGCCTCGCTCGCCCTCCTCGCCCTCCTCGACGGCCGCACGCGCTTCAACGCCCTGCGGCGACGCGTCGACGGCGTCAGCGAGAAGATGCTGTCGCAGAACCTGCGCACGCTGGAGAGCGACGGCCTCATCATCCGCGACGTGATCGACGTCATCCCCGCCCGCGTCGAGTACGAGCTCACCCCGCTCGGGCGCGAGGTCGCCGGGCACCTGCGCGCTCTCGCCGACGTCCTGGAGACCGCCGTCACCGACTAGGCACGGCTCCGCCCGCATCTCTCGTCGATGTCGGCCACTCGCGATACCGTCCTCGTCATGGCCGCCAACCCCTGGTTCTCCTGGACCTACGTGGTCCAGAACGCGGAGACGCTCTGGGAGCACACCGTCCAGCACGCCGCGCTCACGGTGCAGGCGGTAGCGGTCGCCGCGGCCATCGCCGTCCCGCTCGGCATCCTCGTCTCCCGGGTCCGCCGGCTGTCCGGAGTCGTGATCGGCACCGCCGCGGTGCTCTACACCGTGCCGAGCCTCGCGCTGTTCGCCATCCTGGCGCCACTGCTCGGCATCGGGCGCACGCCGGTGTTCATCGGCCTGGTGATCTACGCGCTGCTCGTCATCCTGCGCAACACCGTGGCAGGCATCGACGGCGTCGACCCGGCCGTGCTGGACGCCGCCCGGGGGCTCGGCTACGGGCCCGTACGCGTGCTCGTCCACGTGGCCCTGCCCAACGCCCTGCCCTCCGTCGTCGCCGGCCTGCGCCTGGCCACCGTGTCCACGGTCGCCCTCGTCACCGTCGGCGTCGTCGTCGGCTACGGCGGGCTCGGGCAGCTCATGTTCCAGGGCTTCCGCAACAACTTCTACCGCGCGGAGATCATGACGGCCACGCTCGCCTGCGTGCTCCTCGCCCTCGTGCTCGACATCGCCCTCTGGGCGGGCGGGCGCGCCCTCACCCCCTGGCGCGAAAGAAGTCACGCGTGAGCGTCGTCGAGGAAGCCGTCCTGTGGCTCAACGACCCCCTGACCTGGACCCGGAGCGGCGGAATCATCGACCTGGGCATCGAGCACCTGGTCATGACCGCGATCGCCGTCGCGCTCGCGGCCGCGTTCGCGATCCCGCTCGGGGCCTGGCTGGGACACACGGGCCGCGGCGCGGGCGCCATGGTGGCGCTCGGCAACGCCACCCGGGCCATGCCGACCCTCGGCATCATCCTGCTGCTCGCCGCGGGCGGCCTGTTCGGGAACACGGCCACCGTGATCGCGGCGGCGATCTTCGCCGTGCCGGTGCTCCTCACCAACTCGTACGAGGGCGTGCGCGGGGCGGACCCGGCCGCACGTGACGCCGGCCGGGGAATGGGCATGTCCGGCACCCGTGTCCTGGTCCAGGTCGAGCTACCGCTCGCCACCGGACTCATCGCGGCGGGGCTGCGGACCACCATCGTGCAGGTGGTCGCCACCATCCCGCTCGCGGCGCTGGCGGGCGGCGGCGGTCTCGGCCAGATCATCGCCTTCGGCATGGGCACGCAGCGCTACGGCCAGGTGCTGGCCGGCGGCATCGTCGTGGCGGCCCTGGCCCTGGTGCTCGACGCCCTCCTCGCGGTCGCGCAGCGCCTCGTGACCCCGGCGCCGCTGCGTGTGAACCCGCGGCAGCGCCGGCGCCGGGTTCCCGCGGCTCCGTGAGGACCACCCCGCCGCGCCCGCCGGGGACGGCTGCCGTGTCTGGAACGTGAGCCCTGTAAGACGCTCGTCATGTGACGCCGCTACGCTCACGGTGTGACTGAGAACCGCCGCGTAGCACTGGCCACCTGCTCCGTCCTGCCCGAGCTCGACAAGGGGGACCAGCCCCTGGTCGCCGCCCTGGCCGAGCGAGGTGTCACCGCCGAGCCCGCGGTCTGGGACGACGCCGGCGTCGACTGGTCGTCGTACGATCTGGTCGTGGTCCGCTCCACGTGGGACTACTCGGCACGCCGGGACGAGTTCGTCGCCTGGGCGAAGGCGGTTCCCAAGCTGCTCAACTGCGCGGACGTGCTGGAGTGGAACACGGACAAGCGCTACCTGCGCACCCTCGAGGAGTCCGGCGTCCCGGTGATCCCGACCATCTGGCTCGATCCGGCCCGGCACCTGTCCAAGCGCGCCGTCCACACGCGGATGCCGGCCTTCGGCGACTTCGTGGTCAAGCCGGTGGTCAGCGTCGGCGCCAACGACACGGGGCGCTACCAGCCGGTGTCCGCCGAGTCGCGTGGCCTGGCGATCGAGCACGCGAAGCGCCTGCTCGACGGCGGCCGCTGGGTCATGATCCAGCCCTACGTCACGTCGGTGGACACGGCGGGCGAGGCCTGCCTGGTGTTCCTCGACGGTCAGCTGACGCACTCCGTGCGGCGCAACGCCCTGCTGGACGGCCCGTTCCGGCCGACGCAAGGGCTGTACGCGCCGGAGGAGATGCGCCCGTTCACCGCGTCGGCCGAGCAGATCGAGGTGGCGCGCAAGGCCCTCGAGGTGGCGCAGGCGGAGCTGGGCGGCCGCGAGCCGCTGCTGTACGCGCGCATCGACCTGGTCACCGGCGACGACGGCACGCCGGTGCTCATGGAACTGGAGCTCACCGAGCCCTCGCTGTGGATGCAGCTGGCCGGTGACGTGGACGCGTTCGGCGCGATGGCGGACGCGATCGTGCGACGGCTCTGAGCCGCACGCGGTGCGCACCGGAGAGCCTCTCCTTCGCCGGCCACGCGGGCGGCCCGGGCACCCGCGCGGGGGCTGAAATGTCCGACACCCTGGGCGATTCCCCTTGCCAGCATGCTCGGGCCACGATCGAATAGGACAGTTCGACCCGTAGAACGTGTGTACAAGCAGAACCGGAGTCACGATGCGCCTCGCACGCACACCCTTGTCCACCCCGCTGCGCCTGCTCGGCGCGGCGACCGCCGTCGTCAGTCTCACCTTCCTCACCGCGTGCGGCGAGCCCGGCTCCGCCGGCGGTGAGACGTCCGACGACGGAACCGCGGTCGCCGCCACGTGTGAACCGGTCGCCGGCGACGAGATCGTCGTGCTCGACGACGACCAGAGCCTCCAGACCGTCGACAACATCATCCCGGCGGTGAACGCCGACACGGCCGAGCAGTACCCGGACCTGGTCGCCGTCCTCGACGAGGTGTCGGCCGCACTCGACACGGACACCCTCATCGGCCTGAACCGGTCGGTGGACATCGACCGGGAGACGTCTCAGGACGTCGCCTCGGAGTTCGTCGCCGCCGCGGGCATCGAGGTGGACGAGGCCGAGGACGCCGGGCCGGTCACGATCGGCGCCGCCGACTTCGCCGAGAGCGCGACGCTCGGCAACATCTACGCCGAGGTCTTGCGGGACGCCGGGTACGACGCCGAGGTCACGACCATCGGGAACCGCGAGGCCTACCTGCCCGCGCTGCTCAAGGGCGAGCAGATCCAGGTCGTTCCCGAGTACGTGGGGACGCTGACGGAGTTCGTCAACCTCGACGTCAACGGCCCCGACGCCGAGCCGGTCGCGAGCAGCGACCTCGACACGACCGTGGAGGGGCTGCGCGAGCTGGGCGACGAGGTCGGCCTCGTGGTCGGCGAGCCGTCGGACGCGCAGGACCAGAACGCGTTCGCGGTGACGACAGCGTTCGCCGAGGAGCACGGCGTCACGACCCTGTCCGAGCTGGCGGAGGCCTGTGACGGCCTGATCCTCGGCGCCGGGCCGGAGTGCACCGAGCGCCCGTTCTGCCAGCCGGGACTGGAGGAGACGTACGGGCTGACGTTCAGCGAGTTCCGCTCGCTCGACGCCGGCGGCCCGCTCACCAAGGAGGCGCTGAAGCAGGGTGAGATCACCCTCGGCCTGGTGTTCAGCTCGGACGGGTCCCTGAGCACCGAGTGACGCGCCACGGCCGGTCGCCCGCCACCGTCCCCTCGAGGAACGAGCCGGCGGGCGACCGCTGTCGTCCGTGCGGAAGGGCTCAGGCGAGGCCTGCGCGGCGCAGGGCGTCCGCCATGGCCGTGTCCGCCGCGGGCTGGCCCTTGCCGCCCCGGCCGCCGCGGCCCTGACCGCCACGGCCACCGCGATCGCCGCGCCCGCCGTTGCCCCGGCCGCGCCCGCCGCCGGACCGTCCGCCGTCGCCCCGACCGCCGTCGGACCCGTCTTCACCGCGCGCACCGCGACCGCCCGTACCGTCCGCGACGCCGACCTCGTCGTCGAGGCGCAGCGTGAGGGCGATCCGCTTGCGCGCCACGTCCACGTCGAGCACCTTCACCTTGACGATCTCACCGGACTTCACGACGTCGCGCGGGTCCTCGACGAACCGCTTGGACATCGCCGACACGTGCACCAGCCCGTCCTGGTGCACGCCCACGTCCACGAACGCGCCGAACGCGGCGACGTTCGTCACCTGGCCCTCCAGGATCATGCCCGGCACCAGGTCGGCCAGCGTCTCCACCCCGTCCGTGAACGACGCCGTGGTGAACTCCGGGCGCGGATCCCGCCCGGGCTTCACGAGCTCGGCGAAGATGTCGGTCACGGTGGGCAGGCCGAACTGGTCGTCCACGAAGTCCGTGGGCTTCACGCCCTTGAGCGCGCCCTGGTTCCCGACGATCCCGGTGACCTCCGACCCGGCCGCCGTGACGATCTTCCGCGCCAGCGGGTAGGCCTCCGGGTGCACCGAGGACGCGTCGAGCGGCTCGTCGCCGCCACGGATGCGCAGGAAGCCCGCGCACTGCTCGAAGGCCTTCGGCCCGAGCCGCGCCACGTCCTTCAGCTTCGCGCGGGACGTGAACCGCCCGTTCGCGTCCCGGTGGGACACGATGCCCTCCGCGAGCGTCCGGGTGATCCCGGAGACCCGCGACAGCAGGGGCGCCGAGGCCGTGTTCAGGTCCACGCCGACCCCGTTGACGCAGTCCTCGACGACGGCGTCGAGCGAGCGCGACAGCTTGGTCTCGGTGATGTCGTGCTGGTACTGGCCCACGCCGATCGACTTCGGGTCGATCTTCACCAGCTCCGCGAGCGGGTCCTGGAGGCGGCGCGCGATCGACACGGCGCCGCGCAGCGACACGTCCAGGTCGGGAAGCTCCGCGGACGCGAACGCCGACGCCGAGTACACCGACGCCCCCGCCTCGCTGACCATGACCTTCGTCAGGCCGGGCAGATTCTTCGCGAGCTCCGCGGCGAGCTTGTCCGTCTCCCGCGAGGCGGTGCCGTTGCCGATCGCGACCAGCTCGACCTCGTGCTTCGCCACGAGCGCCGCGAGCGTCGCGAGCGACTCGTCCCAGCGGTTCCGCGGCGCGTGCGGGTAGATGGTCGCGGTGTCGACCACCTTGCCGGTCGCGTCGACGACGGCGACCTTGGTGCCCGTGCGCAGGCCGGGGTCCAGCCCCATCGTGGCGCGTGACCCGGCGGGCGCCGCGAGCAGCAGGTCGCGCAGGTTCGCGGCGAAGACCCGCACGGCCTCGTCCTCGGCCTCGGTGCGCAGGCGCAGCCGCGCGTCGATCCCGAGATGGACGAGGATCTTGGTGCGCCACGCCCAGCGCACGGTGTCGCCCAGCCACTTGTCGCCGGCCCGCCCCTGCTGCCGGATCCCGAACCTGTCGGCGATCTCCGCCTCGTACGACGTCGGCACCCCGGGCTCGGCGTCGGGCTCCGGCTCGATCACCAGGTCCAGCACCTCCTCCTTCTCGCCGCGGTACATCGCCAGGATGCGGTGCGACGGAATGCTCGCGAGGTCCTCGGAGTAGTCGAAGTAGTCGGCGAACTTGGCCCCCTTGTCGGCGGCCCCCTCGCGCACCCGGGAGACCATGCGGCCGCGTGCCCAGAGCCGCTCCCGCAGCGTGCCCAGGAGATCGGCGTCCTCGCCCATCCGCTCCACCAGGATGGCGCGGGCACCGTCGAGGGCGGCCTTCACGTCGGCCACGCCCTTGTCGGCGTCGACGTACGGGGCCGCCGTCTCCTGCGGGTCGAGGGTCGCGTCGCCGAAGAGCGCGTCGGCCAGCGGTTCCAGCCCGGCCTCGCGGGCGATCTGCGCCTTGGTGCGCCGCTTCGGCTTGTAGGGGAGGTAGATGTCCTCCAGCCGCGACTTCGTGTCCGCCGTGAGGATCTGCGCGCGCAGCTCGTCGGTGAGCTTGCCCTGCTCGTCGATCGACTGGAGGATCGCGGCCCGGCGCTCCTCCAGCTCACGCAGGTAGCGCAGCCGCTCCTCCAGCGTGCGCAGCTGCGCGTCGTCGAGGGTGCCCGTCACCTCCTTGCGGTACCGGGCGATGAACGGGACCGTCGCCCCGTCGTCGAGCAGGCCGACGGCCGCGGTGACCTGGTTCTCCCGGACGCCCAGCTCCTCGGCGATGCGCGCGTTGATGCTCTGCACTGTCCCCTACCTCGTCGAATCCAACCGGATCTGCCAACCGGCACTGCCTGCGCAGGCCGCATCAGATCATGCCAGGAGACACCGACACACGTCGCCCCGGCCCGGCGCCCGGCCCACGGGGAACGAGAAAAGCAGGAAGAGGAACCCTCTCCCTGCCACTCTCAACTTATAGCGCACCGGGGGTCTTGCGGCAAGGCCCCCGTCGTCCCGCAGAATCACCGGACCTGGCGGATACTGCCGACGACGGAGGAACACACGATGCGTGTACTACTGACGACCTACGGGTCACGCGGGGACGTCGAGCCGATGGTGGCGCTCGCCCTCGCGTTGCGAGAACTGGGCGCCGACGTGCGGGTCTGCGCGCCACCGGACTTCGCGGGACTGCTCGGCGAGGCCCGCGTCCCCCTGACGCCCGTCGGCCGGCCGGTCCGCGCGCTGGCGACGGGCAAGCTCGCCGGCGAGAGGCCGAAGACGCTTCCGGAGATCACGGCCGAGCTCGCCGCCATGGCCGACGAGGCGGTCATGGCGGCCGGGAGGTGCGACGCCGTGGTCTCCGCCGGCGTGATCGGGATGCAGGCCGGTGTGCGGGCGGCCGCCGAGAGACGGGGCATCCCGTACACCGGCGCGACGTTCTCCACGAACTTCGTGCCCTCGCCCCATCATCCGCCCGTGCCCTGGCCGGGCCAGGCGTTCCCCGAGGGGGAGACCGACAACCGGGCCTTGTGGGACCTCAACGCCGAGCACCTCCAGCGCCTGTTCGGCCCCGCGGTGAACTCCCTCCGGGAGGCATCCGGACTCGCGCCCTCCGACAACGTGCGTGACCTCGTGCTGGGCGACCACACGCTGCTGGCCTCGGACCCGGTTCTCGGGCCGTGGGAGGACACGCCGGACCTCCACGTGACGCAGACCGGCGCGTGGCGGCGCCCCGACGAGCGACCGCTGCCCGGCGCGCTGGAGGACTTCCTGGCGGCCGGCGCGCCGCCCGTGTACGTGGGTTTCGGCAGCATGCCGCTGCACGACGCCGGGAAGACCGCCCGGGCGGCCTTCGAGGCGGTCCGGGCGCACGGCCGACGTATCGTGCTGTCCAGCGGCTGGGCCTCCCTCGCACCGGCCGGGGGAAGCGACGACTGCTCCGTCGTGGACGAGATCAACCAGCAGGCACTGTTCCGCCGGGTCGCCGCCGTCGTGCACCACGGGGGTGCGGGCACCACCACGACGGCCGCCCGGGCCGGCGCGCCGCAGGTGATCGTTCCGCAGGTGGCGGACCAGCCGTACTGGGGCGGCCGCGTGGCCGCCCTCGGCATCGGCGCGGCGCACGACGGCCCCACCCCGACCACCGACTCCCTGTCGGCCGCGCTCGACACCGCCCTGGCCCCGGAGACCCGCGCCCGGTCGGCGGAGGTGGCGGGCACGATCCGCACCGACGGCGCCCCGGCGGCCGCGACGCTCCTGCTGGACGCGATCGCCTAGACCGTGCGCTGCATCTCCGCGCCGCCGCCCGCCGGGCGGAAACCCATCGCCACGTTGATCGCG encodes:
- a CDS encoding Tex family protein, with product MQSINARIAEELGVRENQVTAAVGLLDDGATVPFIARYRKEVTGTLDDAQLRTLEERLRYLRELEERRAAILQSIDEQGKLTDELRAQILTADTKSRLEDIYLPYKPKRRTKAQIAREAGLEPLADALFGDATLDPQETAAPYVDADKGVADVKAALDGARAILVERMGEDADLLGTLRERLWARGRMVSRVREGAADKGAKFADYFDYSEDLASIPSHRILAMYRGEKEEVLDLVIEPEPDAEPGVPTSYEAEIADRFGIRQQGRAGDKWLGDTVRWAWRTKILVHLGIDARLRLRTEAEDEAVRVFAANLRDLLLAAPAGSRATMGLDPGLRTGTKVAVVDATGKVVDTATIYPHAPRNRWDESLATLAALVAKHEVELVAIGNGTASRETDKLAAELAKNLPGLTKVMVSEAGASVYSASAFASAELPDLDVSLRGAVSIARRLQDPLAELVKIDPKSIGVGQYQHDITETKLSRSLDAVVEDCVNGVGVDLNTASAPLLSRVSGITRTLAEGIVSHRDANGRFTSRAKLKDVARLGPKAFEQCAGFLRIRGGDEPLDASSVHPEAYPLARKIVTAAGSEVTGIVGNQGALKGVKPTDFVDDQFGLPTVTDIFAELVKPGRDPRPEFTTASFTDGVETLADLVPGMILEGQVTNVAAFGAFVDVGVHQDGLVHVSAMSKRFVEDPRDVVKSGEIVKVKVLDVDVARKRIALTLRLDDEVGVADGTGGRGARGEDGSDGGRGDGGRSGGGRGRGNGGRGDRGGRGGQGRGGRGGKGQPAADTAMADALRRAGLA
- a CDS encoding ABC transporter permease; amino-acid sequence: MAANPWFSWTYVVQNAETLWEHTVQHAALTVQAVAVAAAIAVPLGILVSRVRRLSGVVIGTAAVLYTVPSLALFAILAPLLGIGRTPVFIGLVIYALLVILRNTVAGIDGVDPAVLDAARGLGYGPVRVLVHVALPNALPSVVAGLRLATVSTVALVTVGVVVGYGGLGQLMFQGFRNNFYRAEIMTATLACVLLALVLDIALWAGGRALTPWRERSHA
- a CDS encoding winged helix-turn-helix transcriptional regulator is translated as MAQRDQATEPSTALVADVFARDCASRAVFDDVTSKWASLALLALLDGRTRFNALRRRVDGVSEKMLSQNLRTLESDGLIIRDVIDVIPARVEYELTPLGREVAGHLRALADVLETAVTD
- a CDS encoding ABC transporter permease, translating into MSVVEEAVLWLNDPLTWTRSGGIIDLGIEHLVMTAIAVALAAAFAIPLGAWLGHTGRGAGAMVALGNATRAMPTLGIILLLAAGGLFGNTATVIAAAIFAVPVLLTNSYEGVRGADPAARDAGRGMGMSGTRVLVQVELPLATGLIAAGLRTTIVQVVATIPLAALAGGGGLGQIIAFGMGTQRYGQVLAGGIVVAALALVLDALLAVAQRLVTPAPLRVNPRQRRRRVPAAP
- a CDS encoding ATP-grasp domain-containing protein, which codes for MTENRRVALATCSVLPELDKGDQPLVAALAERGVTAEPAVWDDAGVDWSSYDLVVVRSTWDYSARRDEFVAWAKAVPKLLNCADVLEWNTDKRYLRTLEESGVPVIPTIWLDPARHLSKRAVHTRMPAFGDFVVKPVVSVGANDTGRYQPVSAESRGLAIEHAKRLLDGGRWVMIQPYVTSVDTAGEACLVFLDGQLTHSVRRNALLDGPFRPTQGLYAPEEMRPFTASAEQIEVARKALEVAQAELGGREPLLYARIDLVTGDDGTPVLMELELTEPSLWMQLAGDVDAFGAMADAIVRRL
- a CDS encoding glycine betaine ABC transporter substrate-binding protein, with product MRLARTPLSTPLRLLGAATAVVSLTFLTACGEPGSAGGETSDDGTAVAATCEPVAGDEIVVLDDDQSLQTVDNIIPAVNADTAEQYPDLVAVLDEVSAALDTDTLIGLNRSVDIDRETSQDVASEFVAAAGIEVDEAEDAGPVTIGAADFAESATLGNIYAEVLRDAGYDAEVTTIGNREAYLPALLKGEQIQVVPEYVGTLTEFVNLDVNGPDAEPVASSDLDTTVEGLRELGDEVGLVVGEPSDAQDQNAFAVTTAFAEEHGVTTLSELAEACDGLILGAGPECTERPFCQPGLEETYGLTFSEFRSLDAGGPLTKEALKQGEITLGLVFSSDGSLSTE
- a CDS encoding glycosyltransferase, producing MRVLLTTYGSRGDVEPMVALALALRELGADVRVCAPPDFAGLLGEARVPLTPVGRPVRALATGKLAGERPKTLPEITAELAAMADEAVMAAGRCDAVVSAGVIGMQAGVRAAAERRGIPYTGATFSTNFVPSPHHPPVPWPGQAFPEGETDNRALWDLNAEHLQRLFGPAVNSLREASGLAPSDNVRDLVLGDHTLLASDPVLGPWEDTPDLHVTQTGAWRRPDERPLPGALEDFLAAGAPPVYVGFGSMPLHDAGKTARAAFEAVRAHGRRIVLSSGWASLAPAGGSDDCSVVDEINQQALFRRVAAVVHHGGAGTTTTAARAGAPQVIVPQVADQPYWGGRVAALGIGAAHDGPTPTTDSLSAALDTALAPETRARSAEVAGTIRTDGAPAAATLLLDAIA